One Chiloscyllium plagiosum isolate BGI_BamShark_2017 chromosome 14, ASM401019v2, whole genome shotgun sequence genomic region harbors:
- the LOC122556891 gene encoding interleukin-4-like isoform X1, translating to MLKFMILIFSIIVSMDSTAVRTMNSDDQTLKEIINTLTHMTKRLAACRDKMILDIFSDMTHQNISETFCKAFKALKNITPCPRIQHDLQKLQMNLLKAAEKTPICTVKDDSEIQLGTFLKHLMKFTKRTYGQ from the exons ATGCTGAAGTTTATGATTTTGATTTTCTCCATCATAGTGAGCATGGACAGTACAGCTGTGAGAACAATGAACTCTGATGACCAGACCTTAAAGGAGATCATCAACACTCTGACACATATGACAAAGAGGCTG GCTGCATGTCGTGACAAAATGATTCTGGACATTTTCAGTGATATGACA CATCAGAACATCTCAGAAACATTTTGCAAAGCTTTCAAAGCCCTGAAGAATATTACTCCCTGTCCACGCATCCAGCATGATCTGCAGAAACTTCAAATGAACTTACTAAAAGCAGCAGAAAAG ACGCCAATTTGCACAGTGAAAGATGATTCTGAGATTCAATTAGGCACATTCTTGAAACATCTGATGAAGTTTACCAAGAGAACATATGGACAATGA
- the LOC122556891 gene encoding uncharacterized protein LOC122556891 isoform X2 — protein sequence MLKFMILIFSIIVSMDSTAVRTMNSDDQTLKEIINTLTHMTKRLHQNISETFCKAFKALKNITPCPRIQHDLQKLQMNLLKAAEKTPICTVKDDSEIQLGTFLKHLMKFTKRTYGQ from the exons ATGCTGAAGTTTATGATTTTGATTTTCTCCATCATAGTGAGCATGGACAGTACAGCTGTGAGAACAATGAACTCTGATGACCAGACCTTAAAGGAGATCATCAACACTCTGACACATATGACAAAGAGGCTG CATCAGAACATCTCAGAAACATTTTGCAAAGCTTTCAAAGCCCTGAAGAATATTACTCCCTGTCCACGCATCCAGCATGATCTGCAGAAACTTCAAATGAACTTACTAAAAGCAGCAGAAAAG ACGCCAATTTGCACAGTGAAAGATGATTCTGAGATTCAATTAGGCACATTCTTGAAACATCTGATGAAGTTTACCAAGAGAACATATGGACAATGA